In Salvelinus sp. IW2-2015 unplaced genomic scaffold, ASM291031v2 Un_scaffold5662, whole genome shotgun sequence, the genomic window GGATcccatcctcctccaccctctcctccccgGTGCCCACAACCCAGCCCTCTCCTTACGATCTCGGTCGGCGTGTCCCATCTCTACTCACCCTCTCGCCATGGGGTCGAACCCCCCACACCACCGCGTCATCCGGATCGTCCCACCCCCCCTTCATCCTCCGGATCCCCACCCACCTCTCCATAGCCGGTCCCATTCCACCCTCTCCTCGGTGCCGACGCACGACCACGCCTTCGTCGTCTCGCTTTCGCACCCACCCGAGGCGACACGGCCTACCGTGGCCTCGGTGTCCCACCACAGCCGGCTGCTCACTCGAGAGAGGTTTCCGCCAGCCGCTGACCCCATCTCCTCCGCGGTGAGCGCCAGCGACCTCACAGCTCGTCGTGACCCGGTCCCACACcgaccctctcctccaccccggTCCCCCCCCACCTATCTCCACCTCCATCCCCCGGTCTCCCACCCCACCTCTCCTCGGGTCCCCACCCAACCTTCCGTCCGTCGCACCCCCACGCCCTTCTCCGCTTCGCCCACCCACCTCTCCTCGGTCcccatccacccctctcctcGGCTCCCTCGACACCACCCTCTCCTTCGGTCCCACCCACCCTCTCCTCGGTCCCCAACCACCCTCTCCTCCCGGCTCCCCCCAACCACACCCTCTCCCTCGtcccccacccacccctctcctcggtccccaccccaccctctcctcggtccccatccaacctctcCTCGGTCGCCCACCCACCCCCTCACCCCTCGGTCCCCACCCAAACCTCTCCTCGGtccccacccaccctctcctcGGTCCCACCCACCCTCTGCTCGGTCCCCACCCACCCTACCCCAGCCACGACCAaaacacattggcagtagaatggccttactgaagagctcagggagtTTTAACGTGGccccgtcataggatgtcaccttccaacaagtcagttcgtcacatctagagctgccccggtcaactgtaagtgctgttattgtgaagtggaaaacaCTGTAGGAGTAACAGAGGCTCAGCCGCCAAGTGttatgccacacaagctcacagaacgggaccggcgatgCTGAAGCAcacagcgcgtaaaaatcgtgTCTTcggattgcaacactcactaccgagttcaaaactgcctctggaagcaacgtcagcacaagaactgttggtcgggagcttcatgaaatgggtttccatggctgagcagccgctcacaagcctaagatcaccatgcgcaatgccaagcgtcggctgagtGGTGtaaaagctcgccgccattggactctggagcagtggaaatgcgttctctggagtgatgaatcatctggcagtccaactgatgaatctgggtttggcggatgccaggagaacgttacctgcccgaatgcatattgccaactgtaaagtttggtggaggatataGTGTTCTGGCtgttttcattgttcgggctccttagttccagtgaaggaaatcttaacgctacagcatacaatgacattctagacgattctgtgcttccaactttgtggaaacagtttggggaaggccctttccagtttcagcatgacaatgcccccgtgcacaaagtgaggtccatacagaagtggtttgttgagatcgatgtggaagaactggactggcctgtacagagccctgacatcaaccccatcgaacacctttgggatgaattggaacgccgactgcgagccagacctaatcgcccaacatcagtgtccgacctcactaatgctcttgtggctgaatggaagcaagtccacccagtaatgttccaacatctagtggaaagccttcccagaagagtggaggctgttatagcagcaatgggggaccaactccatattaatgcccatgattttggaatgagatgttcgacgagtaggtatccacatacttttgaccatgcaGTGTATGTAGGTAAGGTAaggtagacatgtacatataactaggaataagtaacagataattaacagtagcagcagcgaatgtgatgagtcaaaaaagtgcaaaaagggtcgatgcagatagttaaatagttaaccaatagctgcCCGGACTAAcaatttatcagtcttatggcttgggtgtagaagctgttcagggtcctgttggttccagaattggtgcatcggtacagcttgccgtacggtagtaaagagaacagtttatgacttgggtggctggagtctttaacctttttctgacaccgcctggtacagaggtcctgaaTGCAGAGagcttggccccagcgatgtactgggccgtacacactaccctctattatagcgccttgtggtcggatgctgagaaattgccataccaagtgatacagccagtcaagatgctctcaatggtgcagctSTAKaactttttgaggatctgaggttcCGTGCCtaaccttttcagtctcctgagggggaagaggcgttgtcctgccctcttcatgactgtgttggtgtgtggaccatgatagatccatAGTGATGTAGACAcggaggaacatgaagctctcgcGATACAAGTTTTGATTATACTTATTGATTATACCATAATATATGTTCGTAAACTTACCATAAAAAATACCaggatgattgagtgtctgtacCATGACATTTGCACTGCGACTAAAACTTCCCTCTAACCCATGTTTGGTTGTCGTCCCAGTAACCTGGCAGACCACCCCTGTTCACCTTCATCCTTGGGCCTTTGAGAGATTGGGacccatcctttgaaaagagctCTTGGTGCAAACTACAGTACAGAAGCAGTTTAATTAACAGCCAAAAGCATTACCTTGGCCTCGGTTGTATGTagttctaaaaaatatatacagtaccggtgaaacgtttggacacacctactcattcaagggcttttctttatttttaactattttctacattgtagaataatagtaaaaagatcagaactatgaaataacacatggaatcatgtagtaaccaaataagtgttaaacaaatcaaaatatattttctattttagttccttttaaatagccaccctttgccttgatgacaatttTGCACACTCTTaccgggcagtgcagttgccataccaagcaggatgctctcaattgtacatctgtaaaggtttgtgagagttttaggtgccaagccaaatttcttcagccacctgaTGTTGAatgaggcactgttgcaccttcttcaccaaactgtctgtgtgggtggaccatttcatatCGTCAGTGGTGTGTactccgaggaacttgaagctttccaccttctccactgcggtccccgtcaatgtggatagggcagtgctctctctgctgtttcctgaagtccaagattatctcctttgttttgttgacgttgagtgagagtttattttcctggcaccacactcccagagccgtcgcctcctccctgtaggccgtctcgtcgttgttggtaatcaggcctaccactgttgtgccgtctgcaaacttgatgattgagttggagctgtgcttggccatgcagtcatggctgaacagggagtacaggaggggactgagcaatcacccttgtggggccccagtgttgaggatgagcgaagtggaggtgttgtttcctaccttcaccacctgggggcggctcgtcaggaagtccaggacccagttgcacagggcggggtttagacccagggcctcgagttgaatgctgagctatagtcaatgaacagccttcttacgtaggtattcctcttgtccagatgggttagggcagtgtgatggtgattgcatcgtctgtggatctattggggYggtaagcaaatttaagtggatctagggtgacgggtaaggtagaggtgatatgatccttgactagtctctcaaagcacttcatgatgacagaagtgagtgctacggggcgatagtcatttagttcagttacctttgttttcttgtgtacaggaacaatggtggacatMttgaagcatgtggggacagcagactgggatagggagagattcaatatgtccgtaaacacaccagccagctggtctgcgcatactctgaggacgcggcttgggataccgtctgggccggcagccttgcgaggtttaacCAGCTTTTAATATCTTAcacacgtcggccacggagaaggagagcccacagttcttggtagcgggccgcgtcggtggcactgtgttatcctcaaagcaaagaagttgtttagcttgtccgggccAAGACGTCGGTgttgtggctggttttccttttgtaatctgtgattgtctgtagaccctgccacatacgtctcgtgtctgagccgttgaattgctacTCCACTTTGTCTtcatactgacgttttgcctgtttgtttgccttacggagggaataactacactgtttcagccatattcccagtcaccttgccatggttaaatgcggtggtgtTGCGGTGGAATGCTTCCTTCTATCCACTGTTTCCGATTAGGGTTTTAAGTCATAGTACAAaatctatacacttcctgataaactcagtcaccgtatcagtatattggtcaatattattctctgaagctacccggaacatatcccagtccgcgtgatcaaaacaatcttgaaccgtggattccaattggtcagaccagcgttgaatagtccttagcacgggtccttcctgtttgagtttctgcccgtaggaagggaggagcaagatggagtcgtggtcagatttgccaaaaggagggcaggggagggccttgtaggcatcccggaagttggagtagcagtgatccagtgttttatcagtgtgagtactacagtcaatatgttgatagaactttggcATCCTTTTCCAAAAATGTGCTTTGTTTAAATCCCCAGCTTCAATAAatagcctcaggatatgtggtttccagtttgcataaagtccagtgaaattcgttgtcgtggtatcggcttgaggggggatgtaCACTGCCATGACTATAACAGAAGAAAATGATCTTGGGAGGTAATAAGGTCGGCATtggattgtgaggtattctaggtcgggtgaacaaaatggcatgagttc contains:
- the LOC112078423 gene encoding uncharacterized protein — encoded protein: MGSNPPHHRVIRIVPPPLHPPDPHPPLHSRSHSTLSSVPTHDHAFVVSLSHPPEATRPTVASVSHHSRLLTRERFPPAADPISSAVSASDLTARRDPVPHRPSPPPRSPPTYLHLHPPVSHPTSPRVPTQPSVRRTPTPFSASPTHLSSVPIHPSPRLPRHHPLLRSHPPSPRSPTTLSSRLPPTTPSPSSPTHPSPRSPPHPLLGPHPTSPRSPTHPLTPRSPPKPLLGPHPPSPRSHPPSARSPPTLPQPRPKHIGSRMALLKSSGSFNVAPS